Proteins from a single region of Caloramator sp. E03:
- the hydE gene encoding [FeFe] hydrogenase H-cluster radical SAM maturase HydE produces MNLKQTIDKLYNTNSLDEGEILFLLDNIDDSSLEYIRQKALETRIKYYEDKVFLRGLIEFTNYCKNDCMYCGIRASNKNAQRYRLNKDEILKACSVGYNLGFRTFVLQGGEDPYFDDEKVIDIISSIKEKFPSCAITLSIGEKSFESYKKYFDAGADRYLLRHETASKGLYKTLHPNMSFENRIECLYNLKKIGYQVGAGFMIGLPKQTNEDFVNDLMFLKKLEPHMVGIGPFIPHKDTPLHGEKGGDLKTTLTLLSIIRLLLPKVLLPSTTALGTIHPKGREMGLLHGANVVMPNLSPVEVREKYSLYDGKICTGEEAAECRSCLENRIRSTGFVTDMSRGDHIEWEK; encoded by the coding sequence ATGAATTTAAAACAAACTATAGATAAACTTTATAATACAAACAGTCTTGACGAAGGGGAAATTCTTTTTCTTCTTGATAATATTGACGATAGTTCCCTTGAATATATAAGACAAAAAGCCCTTGAAACAAGAATAAAATATTATGAAGATAAAGTTTTTTTAAGAGGGCTAATAGAATTTACAAATTACTGCAAAAATGACTGTATGTACTGCGGAATACGTGCATCTAACAAAAATGCTCAAAGATATAGATTAAATAAAGATGAAATATTAAAAGCCTGCAGCGTTGGATACAATCTTGGCTTTAGAACCTTTGTACTCCAAGGTGGAGAAGATCCTTACTTTGATGATGAAAAAGTTATAGATATTATAAGCAGCATAAAAGAAAAGTTCCCTTCATGTGCTATAACATTATCAATAGGTGAAAAGTCCTTTGAATCCTACAAAAAATACTTTGATGCAGGAGCAGACAGATACCTTTTAAGGCATGAAACAGCATCTAAAGGATTATATAAAACCCTTCATCCAAATATGAGCTTTGAAAACAGAATAGAATGCCTTTATAATCTTAAAAAAATAGGCTATCAGGTTGGTGCGGGATTTATGATAGGACTTCCAAAACAGACTAATGAAGATTTTGTAAATGACCTAATGTTTCTTAAAAAACTTGAGCCTCACATGGTTGGAATAGGCCCCTTTATTCCACATAAGGATACTCCGCTTCACGGCGAAAAGGGAGGCGATTTAAAAACAACACTAACCCTTTTATCTATAATAAGACTGCTTCTTCCAAAGGTACTTTTACCTTCGACAACAGCCCTTGGAACTATTCACCCTAAAGGGCGCGAAATGGGCCTTTTACATGGTGCTAATGTTGTTATGCCAAACCTATCTCCAGTTGAAGTTAGAGAAAAATATTCTCTTTACGATGGAAAGATATGTACAGGGGAAGAGGCTGCAGAATGCAGAAGCTGTTTAGAAAACAGGATTAGAAGTACAGGTTTTGTTACCGATATGAGCCGTGGGGATCATATAGAATGGGAAAAATAA
- a CDS encoding glucose-1-phosphate adenylyltransferase → MISKECIAMLLAGGQGNRLGILTKNIAKPAIPFGGKYRIIDFTLSNCTNSGIDTVGVLTQYRPLKLNAYIGTGQPWDLDRVNGGVYILPPYLKSKRGEWYKGTANAIYQNIEFIEQYNPKYVLILSGDHIYKMDYSSMIRYHKEKNADATIAVINVPIKDASRFGIMNTNDDNKIYEFEEKPKHPKSNKASMGIYVFTWEVLKEYLVKDELNSNSEKDFGKNVIPNMLLDGLNLYAYPFEGYWKDVGTIQSYFEANMDLLETPPVFDLYDPKWRIYGRNPIQPPHFASKNSQIKKSIITEGCTVYGKVYHSVVFYGVHIGENSEVVNSIIMPNVRIGNNTKIYNSIIGEGAVIGDSCQIGVGDIKPNKLAPNIYSSGITVIINEIIIDHETTIGKNVVIGESIKDIKYVESGESITGEED, encoded by the coding sequence ATGATATCAAAGGAATGCATTGCAATGCTTCTTGCAGGGGGACAGGGAAACAGGCTGGGGATTTTAACTAAGAATATTGCAAAGCCTGCTATTCCCTTTGGAGGTAAGTACAGGATAATAGATTTTACACTAAGTAACTGTACTAACTCTGGAATTGATACTGTTGGAGTACTGACACAATATAGACCACTTAAACTAAATGCTTACATAGGAACAGGTCAGCCCTGGGACCTTGATAGGGTAAATGGAGGGGTTTATATTCTACCACCTTATTTAAAGAGTAAAAGGGGAGAATGGTACAAAGGTACTGCAAATGCAATATATCAAAATATTGAGTTTATTGAGCAGTACAATCCAAAGTATGTGCTCATATTATCAGGGGATCACATATATAAAATGGATTACAGCAGTATGATAAGGTATCACAAAGAGAAGAATGCTGATGCAACAATAGCAGTAATAAATGTACCTATAAAAGATGCATCAAGGTTTGGAATTATGAATACTAATGATGATAATAAAATATATGAATTTGAAGAAAAACCCAAACATCCCAAAAGCAATAAGGCTTCTATGGGAATATATGTATTTACATGGGAAGTTTTGAAAGAATATTTGGTAAAGGATGAACTTAATTCTAATTCAGAGAAGGATTTTGGTAAAAATGTTATTCCTAATATGCTTTTGGATGGTCTTAATTTATATGCCTATCCCTTTGAAGGATATTGGAAGGATGTTGGAACAATTCAGAGTTATTTTGAAGCCAACATGGATCTTCTTGAAACTCCTCCAGTATTTGACTTGTATGATCCAAAGTGGCGTATATATGGGAGAAATCCTATTCAGCCACCTCACTTTGCATCAAAGAATTCACAGATTAAAAAAAGCATTATAACTGAAGGCTGTACTGTTTACGGAAAAGTATATCATTCAGTTGTATTCTATGGAGTCCATATTGGTGAAAATTCAGAAGTAGTAAATTCCATCATAATGCCAAATGTAAGAATTGGTAACAATACAAAGATTTATAATTCAATAATAGGTGAAGGAGCTGTAATTGGAGATAGCTGTCAAATAGGAGTGGGGGATATAAAGCCTAATAAGCTCGCACCTAATATTTATTCTTCAGGTATAACAGTGATAATAAACGAAATTATAATTGACCATGAAACTACAATAGGAAAAAACGTTGTTATAGGGGAATCCATTAAGGACATTAAATATGTTGAATCAGGTGAGAGTATAACAGGTGAGGAGGATTAA
- the glgB gene encoding 1,4-alpha-glucan branching protein GlgB, with protein sequence MEFITDYQVYLFNEGTNYHSYKMMGAHINEKGCYFLVWAPNAKRVSVVGDFNSWDGFANEMKMYGSSGLWYCYIEGVKEYDNYKYMIETQKGDILLKSDPYAFYSELRPNNASKVYNLEGYKWEDKKWQDYKKKNSFYDKPVLIYEVHPGSWRRKKGEFLSYRELAKELVCYVKEMGYTHIELMPIKEHPFDGSWGYQVTGYYSPTSRYGTPKDFMYFIDICHQNNIGVILDWVPAHFPRDSFSLARFDGTCLYEHENPLKGEHPQWGTYIFNHGRNEVKSFLISNAIFWLDYYHIDGLRVDAVTSMLYLDYARENGKWIPNVYGGKENLEAIDFMKKLNEAVFKEFPNTLMIAEESTSWPMVTKPTYIGGLGFNYKWNMGWMHDILEYMSMDPIHRKWHHNKLTFSLTYAFSENFILPLSHDEVVHGKKSLLDKMPGDYNQKFANLRVLFGYMIAHPGKKLLFMGGEFGQFIEWKYYDSLDWNLLEYESHRKLQSYVKSLNKFYIENPSLWEVDFSWDGFRWIDHCDYTQSIIVFQRIAKKQDDFIICLFNFTPVLRENYRIGVPLPGEYIEVFNSDKIEFGGTGLCNEGSIMSEDVKWHNCSFSINIKVPPLSAIFFKLVPLKGRNKNDIKGMHCNASCRGTGKQAGDFN encoded by the coding sequence ATGGAATTTATTACAGACTATCAAGTATATCTTTTCAATGAAGGTACGAATTATCATTCATATAAAATGATGGGGGCACATATAAATGAAAAGGGATGCTACTTCCTGGTCTGGGCACCCAATGCAAAAAGGGTAAGTGTTGTTGGTGATTTTAACAGTTGGGATGGATTTGCTAATGAAATGAAAATGTATGGTAGTTCAGGTCTATGGTATTGCTATATAGAGGGAGTAAAGGAATATGATAACTATAAATACATGATTGAGACTCAAAAAGGAGATATTCTATTAAAAAGTGATCCTTATGCTTTTTATAGTGAACTTAGACCAAATAATGCATCTAAGGTATACAATTTAGAAGGCTATAAATGGGAGGATAAAAAATGGCAGGATTATAAGAAAAAAAACTCTTTTTATGATAAGCCTGTTTTAATATATGAAGTGCATCCTGGTTCCTGGAGAAGAAAAAAAGGTGAGTTTTTAAGTTATAGGGAGCTTGCAAAGGAACTTGTTTGTTACGTAAAGGAAATGGGATATACACATATAGAACTTATGCCAATAAAAGAGCATCCCTTTGATGGCTCATGGGGGTATCAGGTCACAGGATATTATTCACCAACAAGCAGATATGGTACTCCAAAGGATTTTATGTATTTTATAGATATATGTCATCAAAATAATATTGGAGTTATTCTGGATTGGGTTCCTGCCCACTTCCCAAGGGATAGCTTTAGCCTTGCAAGGTTTGATGGGACATGCCTCTATGAGCATGAGAATCCATTAAAAGGTGAACATCCTCAATGGGGTACATATATTTTCAATCATGGAAGGAATGAAGTTAAGAGTTTTCTTATATCAAATGCAATTTTTTGGCTTGATTACTATCATATTGACGGTCTTAGGGTTGATGCTGTAACATCGATGCTTTATCTTGACTATGCAAGAGAAAATGGAAAATGGATACCAAATGTTTATGGTGGAAAGGAGAATCTTGAAGCAATTGATTTTATGAAAAAGCTGAATGAGGCTGTTTTTAAAGAGTTTCCAAATACACTAATGATAGCTGAGGAGTCAACCTCATGGCCTATGGTAACAAAACCAACTTATATAGGAGGCCTTGGATTTAATTATAAATGGAATATGGGATGGATGCATGACATATTAGAGTATATGTCAATGGATCCCATACATAGGAAATGGCATCATAATAAGCTGACGTTTTCATTAACTTACGCTTTCTCAGAGAATTTTATTCTTCCACTGTCCCATGATGAGGTTGTTCATGGTAAAAAATCACTACTTGATAAAATGCCTGGAGATTATAATCAAAAGTTTGCAAATCTTAGAGTCCTTTTTGGATATATGATAGCTCATCCAGGTAAAAAGCTTTTATTTATGGGTGGAGAATTTGGACAGTTCATAGAATGGAAGTATTATGATAGCCTTGATTGGAATCTTTTGGAGTATGAGAGCCATAGAAAGCTTCAAAGTTATGTAAAAAGTCTTAATAAATTTTATATAGAAAATCCATCTCTTTGGGAAGTTGATTTTAGTTGGGATGGATTTAGATGGATTGACCATTGTGACTATACTCAGAGCATAATTGTATTTCAAAGGATTGCTAAAAAACAAGATGATTTTATTATATGCCTTTTCAATTTTACTCCTGTTTTAAGAGAGAATTATAGAATTGGGGTTCCTTTACCTGGAGAGTATATTGAAGTCTTTAACAGCGATAAAATTGAATTTGGTGGAACAGGCTTATGTAATGAAGGCTCAATTATGTCAGAGGATGTTAAATGGCATAATTGCAGTTTTTCAATAAATATAAAGGTGCCGCCTCTAAGTGCAATCTTTTTTAAATTGGTGCCTTTAAAGGGGAGGAACAAGAATGATATCAAAGGAATGCATTGCAATGCTTCTTGCAGGGGGACAGGGAAACAGGCTGGGGATTTTAACTAA
- a CDS encoding glycogen synthase, whose amino-acid sequence MKRKIKVLFVTAECFPYAKVGGLGQISESLPKWLFNQNIDIKRVTPFYRGSYCKVRYKADFPVKINNKYETCIIKTAEKDDDIATYFIVNDYYFNRDKVYSYYDDGERFLFFCKAVLNMLKVIPYKPDIIHCNDWHTGLLPLYLKKEGFGGKVIFTIHNLKYQGCIGAEYVDELSKEEASYLGENNFINFMRSGFAYSDVITTVSDAYSKEIMENSFGMEDIIREKNIKIKGIINGIDNEKYNPSKEGDLIFPYSIKSIENKKKNKEALQRDLGLEVLDVPLIAVVGRLEEEKGIKLIHDAVLNIKKPFQFVLLGSKNIYYEQIFTNMQNNMKGKMKAIFEYNEVLAKRIYASSDILLMPSLYEPCGISNIIALRYGSIPIVRSTGGLKDTIIDFTFDEKNGNGFCFEEYDSERLLDRINTALELYNTKKWDIIVKNAMKCDNSIEKTAQKYASLYRMVLE is encoded by the coding sequence ATGAAAAGAAAAATTAAAGTGTTGTTTGTAACTGCAGAGTGCTTTCCTTATGCAAAGGTTGGAGGATTAGGTCAGATAAGTGAGAGCCTTCCAAAATGGCTTTTTAATCAGAATATTGATATAAAAAGGGTTACTCCTTTTTATAGGGGTTCATACTGTAAAGTAAGGTATAAGGCAGATTTCCCAGTTAAAATTAATAATAAATATGAAACATGTATTATAAAAACTGCCGAAAAAGATGATGACATAGCAACATATTTTATAGTAAATGATTACTACTTCAATAGGGACAAGGTATACAGCTACTACGATGATGGTGAGAGATTTTTATTCTTCTGCAAGGCTGTGTTAAACATGTTAAAGGTTATTCCATATAAACCTGATATAATACACTGCAATGACTGGCACACTGGACTTTTACCTTTATATCTTAAAAAAGAAGGCTTTGGAGGGAAGGTTATATTTACAATTCATAATTTAAAATATCAAGGATGTATAGGGGCAGAATATGTTGATGAATTATCAAAAGAAGAAGCATCCTATCTTGGGGAAAATAATTTTATAAATTTTATGAGGTCAGGTTTTGCATATTCTGATGTTATTACAACTGTGAGCGATGCTTATTCTAAAGAGATAATGGAAAACTCCTTTGGAATGGAGGATATAATTAGAGAAAAAAATATTAAAATAAAGGGTATAATAAATGGAATAGATAACGAAAAATATAATCCTTCAAAGGAAGGGGATTTGATTTTTCCTTATAGTATAAAAAGCATAGAAAACAAAAAGAAAAACAAAGAGGCTCTTCAAAGGGATTTAGGACTTGAAGTTTTGGATGTTCCTCTTATTGCAGTAGTAGGCAGGCTTGAGGAGGAGAAAGGAATTAAACTAATACATGATGCTGTATTAAATATTAAAAAGCCCTTTCAGTTTGTTCTTTTAGGCTCTAAAAATATTTACTATGAACAAATTTTTACCAATATGCAAAACAATATGAAAGGTAAGATGAAAGCAATTTTTGAATATAATGAGGTTCTTGCAAAAAGGATCTATGCATCAAGTGATATACTCTTAATGCCATCTTTATATGAGCCCTGTGGAATATCAAATATAATTGCTTTAAGATATGGAAGTATACCGATAGTTAGAAGTACAGGAGGACTTAAGGATACGATAATAGATTTTACCTTCGATGAGAAAAACGGAAATGGATTTTGTTTTGAGGAATATGATAGTGAAAGACTTTTAGATAGAATTAATACCGCCCTAGAGTTATATAATACTAAAAAGTGGGATATAATAGTTAAAAATGCAATGAAATGCGATAATTCAATAGAAAAAACTGCACAAAAATATGCATCTCTTTATAGAATGGTATTAGAATAG
- the glgA gene encoding glycogen synthase GlgA — protein sequence MKVIIAASEAVPFAKSGGLADVVGSLSPVLKNKGVDISVIIPQYKSIPKHLKDEIRHIKYIYIDVGWRHQYCGINTMQYKGVNFYFIDNEYYFGRDNFYGYYDDGERFAFFSRAILEVLPHIGVPDILHLNDWQTGMVSSLLEIQYRWRQEFKNIKTLFTIHNLKYQGIFSKDVYNELFGIGDEYFTPDKLEFYGDANYMKGGLVYSNLISTVSYTYAKEIQYPFFGEKLEGLLKARDWQLYGILNGIDYDEYNPMKDKLIFKNYDVNSIKDKKVNKVELQRQLNLPQRDVPIIGIISRLVPQKGFDLIECVLNEILNMDLQLIVLGTGDYKYEDMFKRAQQNYTEKVSANIKFDDTLAHRIYAGSDMFLMPSLFEPCGLSQMIALRYGTIPIVRETGGLSDTVTSYNEFDGSGNGFSFKNYNAHDMLYTIKRAVDFYYNRGVWERLVKRGMETDLSWSSSADKYIELYNKLL from the coding sequence ATGAAGGTCATAATTGCTGCATCGGAGGCAGTACCTTTTGCAAAAAGTGGAGGATTAGCAGATGTTGTGGGTTCGCTATCTCCTGTCTTGAAAAACAAAGGGGTAGATATTAGCGTTATAATCCCTCAATATAAATCTATTCCAAAACATCTAAAAGATGAAATAAGGCATATAAAGTATATATATATTGATGTGGGTTGGAGACATCAGTACTGTGGTATAAATACAATGCAGTATAAAGGGGTTAACTTTTATTTTATTGATAATGAATATTACTTTGGGAGGGACAACTTTTACGGATATTATGATGATGGGGAAAGGTTTGCCTTTTTTTCAAGGGCAATATTAGAGGTTCTGCCTCATATTGGGGTGCCAGATATACTGCATTTAAATGACTGGCAAACAGGGATGGTTTCATCACTTCTTGAAATACAGTATAGATGGAGACAGGAATTTAAAAATATAAAAACTTTATTTACAATACATAATTTAAAATATCAGGGAATATTCTCAAAAGATGTTTACAATGAGCTTTTTGGAATAGGGGATGAATATTTTACTCCTGATAAATTAGAGTTTTATGGAGATGCAAATTATATGAAGGGGGGACTTGTTTATTCAAACCTTATATCCACTGTAAGTTATACTTATGCTAAAGAGATACAATATCCATTTTTTGGAGAAAAACTTGAAGGACTTTTAAAGGCAAGGGATTGGCAGCTCTATGGGATATTAAATGGGATTGATTATGATGAGTATAATCCCATGAAGGATAAACTAATATTTAAAAATTATGATGTAAATAGTATAAAGGATAAAAAAGTAAACAAGGTAGAACTTCAAAGACAGCTAAATCTTCCCCAGAGGGATGTTCCGATAATTGGAATTATATCAAGGCTTGTTCCTCAAAAGGGTTTTGACTTAATAGAGTGTGTACTTAATGAGATATTAAATATGGACTTACAGCTTATAGTTCTTGGTACAGGGGATTATAAATATGAAGATATGTTTAAAAGGGCACAACAGAATTATACAGAAAAAGTATCAGCCAACATAAAATTTGATGATACTCTTGCCCACAGAATATATGCAGGGAGTGATATGTTTTTAATGCCGTCATTATTTGAACCCTGTGGTCTTTCTCAAATGATTGCATTAAGATACGGCACGATTCCTATAGTTAGGGAAACGGGAGGACTTTCGGATACTGTAACTTCCTATAATGAGTTTGACGGAAGTGGAAATGGTTTTAGCTTTAAAAATTATAATGCTCACGATATGCTCTATACAATAAAAAGAGCAGTAGATTTTTATTACAACAGAGGTGTTTGGGAAAGGCTTGTAAAAAGAGGAATGGAAACTGACTTAAGCTGGAGTTCTTCCGCAGATAAATATATTGAGCTTTATAATAAACTTTTATAA
- the glgD gene encoding glucose-1-phosphate adenylyltransferase subunit GlgD yields the protein MKDTLGIIYAAEDDVDIREFTKKRSIAALPFGARYRLIDFTLSNMVNSGIKNVGIITQNNYASLVNHIGTGKEWGLDRKREGISILSPFAIHDTAGWYKGSIDALHSAMGFIRKTNQKYVLISGTHMLCNINFSDMQEFHINKGADITIVYKEENIRKDKLRKYTLIQKDDEGRIIDIEVHPTIPKSNNVSMKMYLLEKELLEYLIEEAVARGYEDFVKDIILKKINKLNMYAYQFNGYLARIDSLTTYYRFSMELLKKEIRDELFYKNGLIYTRVKDEVPAKYSEDAFVRNCLIADGCIVDGEVENSILFRGVKVNKGAKIKNSIIFQECEIEENAFLDHVILDKKVTIKRGRTLIGTENYPVAINKGEVI from the coding sequence ATGAAGGACACTCTTGGGATTATATATGCTGCTGAAGATGATGTTGATATAAGGGAATTCACAAAAAAACGTTCTATTGCAGCACTGCCCTTTGGAGCAAGGTACAGGCTTATTGACTTCACACTATCCAATATGGTGAATTCAGGAATAAAAAACGTAGGAATTATAACTCAAAACAATTATGCATCTTTAGTTAATCATATAGGAACAGGAAAGGAGTGGGGGCTTGATAGAAAAAGGGAAGGGATATCTATATTATCTCCTTTTGCTATACATGATACTGCAGGATGGTATAAGGGCAGTATTGATGCACTTCATAGTGCAATGGGATTTATTAGAAAGACAAATCAAAAATACGTATTGATTTCAGGAACTCACATGTTATGTAACATAAATTTTTCAGATATGCAGGAGTTCCACATTAATAAAGGTGCAGATATTACTATTGTTTATAAAGAGGAAAATATAAGGAAGGATAAATTAAGAAAATATACTCTTATTCAAAAGGATGATGAAGGAAGAATTATAGATATTGAAGTGCATCCTACTATTCCAAAGTCAAATAATGTATCTATGAAAATGTACCTTTTAGAAAAGGAATTATTAGAATATTTAATTGAGGAAGCGGTTGCTAGGGGATATGAGGATTTTGTTAAGGATATAATACTTAAAAAAATAAATAAGTTAAATATGTATGCTTATCAATTTAATGGATACCTTGCAAGGATAGATTCATTAACAACTTATTATAGATTCAGTATGGAACTTTTGAAGAAGGAAATAAGGGATGAGCTTTTTTATAAAAACGGATTAATATATACAAGAGTTAAAGATGAGGTTCCTGCAAAATACAGCGAAGATGCATTCGTTAGAAATTGCCTTATAGCTGATGGGTGTATTGTTGATGGTGAAGTTGAAAACAGCATACTCTTTAGGGGGGTAAAGGTAAATAAAGGTGCTAAAATTAAAAACAGCATAATATTTCAAGAATGTGAGATAGAAGAAAATGCCTTTTTAGATCACGTTATACTTGATAAAAAAGTTACTATAAAAAGAGGAAGAACTTTAATTGGAACTGAAAATTATCCAGTTGCAATAAATAAGGGTGAAGTAATATAG
- a CDS encoding glycoside hydrolase family 13 protein has protein sequence MVKVAYHNSYEIFYRNPFGAVAEEERVTIRIKISSTTEVNKVYLMIWKDIEENIEMIKVYSNEGFDIYEASFIADKRGLIWYQFLIQLNDKIYYYCNNDEMLGGEGILLDFQGKSYQITVYKKDFKTPNWFKEAVAYQIFVDRFYNGNENGNIDAKQNIVIHSNWYETPEYKENPLTGRYEANDFFGGNLLGIIKKLPYLKKLGVDVLYLNPIFEAYSNHKYDTGDYTKIDSMFGSNEIFKELCKKAKEFGIRIILDGVFNHTGSDSVYFNKYGRYNSIGAYQSKDSPYYKWYRFIEHPDKYESWWGFDTLPSVNELEPSYMDFIIRNNDSIAKMWIKYGAKGWRLDVVDEIPDEFLEEFRKEVKSIDSDAVIIGEVWEDASNKISYGKRRRYLLGEELDSVMNYPFRNMIINFLLGRWDAERFYKAIMNIYENYPRECFYSLLNLLGSHDVARILTVLGDAPEGNVMSKEEKAKFKLTYEKRELAKKRLKVAVLLQMTLPGVPCIYYGDEAGLEGYEDPFNRRTFPWEFEDDDILNYYIKIIKIRHQNDALKTGVFSPFAINDDVFAFFRYIENGFDTFNNSKNNGHFLIIVNRNPVESQNISIDLKNLKKRAAYDILKESKIDIEEGYLHLNLNPLDGMILSLDSIE, from the coding sequence ATGGTTAAGGTAGCATACCACAACTCTTATGAAATATTTTATCGGAATCCCTTTGGAGCAGTCGCTGAAGAAGAAAGGGTAACAATAAGAATAAAGATTAGCAGCACGACAGAGGTTAATAAGGTTTATCTTATGATATGGAAAGATATAGAGGAAAATATAGAGATGATTAAAGTATATTCTAATGAGGGCTTCGATATTTATGAAGCTTCTTTTATAGCTGATAAAAGGGGGCTTATTTGGTACCAGTTTTTAATTCAGTTAAATGATAAAATCTATTATTACTGTAATAATGATGAGATGCTTGGAGGCGAGGGAATACTTTTAGATTTTCAAGGTAAATCCTATCAAATAACAGTATATAAAAAAGATTTCAAAACTCCAAACTGGTTTAAAGAGGCTGTAGCATATCAGATATTTGTAGATAGGTTTTATAATGGAAATGAAAACGGAAATATAGATGCTAAACAAAATATAGTTATTCACTCAAACTGGTATGAAACTCCTGAGTATAAGGAAAATCCTTTAACAGGAAGATATGAAGCCAATGATTTTTTTGGAGGGAATCTTTTAGGTATTATTAAAAAGCTTCCATATTTAAAGAAGCTAGGGGTAGATGTGCTTTACTTAAATCCAATATTTGAAGCCTATTCAAATCATAAGTATGATACAGGGGATTATACTAAGATTGATTCTATGTTTGGTAGCAATGAAATATTTAAAGAGCTTTGTAAAAAGGCAAAGGAATTTGGAATTAGAATTATTTTAGATGGTGTTTTTAATCATACTGGAAGTGATAGCGTTTATTTTAATAAATATGGAAGATATAACTCAATTGGAGCCTATCAATCAAAAGATTCCCCCTATTATAAGTGGTACAGGTTTATTGAGCATCCTGATAAATATGAGAGCTGGTGGGGTTTTGATACTCTGCCAAGTGTTAATGAACTTGAGCCTTCTTATATGGACTTTATAATTAGAAATAATGATAGTATTGCTAAAATGTGGATAAAATATGGTGCAAAAGGCTGGAGACTTGATGTTGTTGATGAAATACCCGATGAGTTTTTAGAGGAGTTTAGAAAGGAAGTTAAAAGCATAGATAGTGATGCTGTGATAATAGGTGAGGTTTGGGAAGATGCTTCAAATAAGATATCTTATGGTAAAAGGAGAAGATATCTTTTAGGAGAAGAACTTGACAGCGTGATGAACTATCCCTTTAGAAATATGATTATTAATTTTCTGCTTGGAAGATGGGATGCTGAAAGGTTTTATAAAGCAATTATGAATATCTATGAAAACTATCCCAGAGAGTGTTTTTACAGCCTTTTAAATCTCCTTGGGAGTCATGATGTTGCAAGGATACTGACTGTTCTAGGGGATGCCCCTGAAGGGAATGTTATGAGCAAAGAGGAAAAGGCAAAATTCAAATTAACTTACGAAAAAAGAGAACTTGCAAAAAAGAGGTTAAAAGTTGCTGTACTTTTACAGATGACTTTACCAGGAGTACCTTGTATATACTATGGGGACGAGGCAGGACTTGAAGGATATGAAGATCCTTTCAACAGAAGAACATTTCCGTGGGAATTTGAAGACGATGATATTTTAAATTATTATATTAAAATAATAAAAATAAGGCATCAAAATGATGCCCTAAAAACAGGAGTGTTTAGTCCTTTTGCAATTAATGATGATGTTTTTGCTTTTTTTAGATATATTGAAAATGGATTTGATACTTTTAATAATAGTAAAAATAATGGGCATTTTTTAATTATTGTTAATAGAAACCCTGTTGAATCTCAAAATATAAGTATCGATTTAAAGAATTTAAAAAAGAGGGCAGCTTATGATATTTTAAAAGAAAGTAAAATAGATATAGAAGAAGGATATTTACATCTGAATTTAAATCCCTTAGATGGGATGATATTATCCTTAGATAGCATTGAATAG